The Candidatus Abyssobacteria bacterium SURF_5 region TTTCGATGCGCGATTTCAATTCGGAATTGCGCATGATCTCGGCGGTGAGGCCGAATTCGTATTCGAGACTTGAGCGGAGATCGAGCTTTGGAACGACCATGCTCGCGCGTTTTACCGCCGCGAGCGCGCGCGGCTCTATTTTCGCGAGTTTCCGCGCGAATTCCGATGCCTCTGCAAGGAGCCTATCCGGCGGAACCGCCTTTACGGCGAGCCCGATCAGCACAGCTTTCTCGGCGTTCAGCATTTCACCTGTCATGACTAATTCAGCCGCTTTTGAGGGGCCCACCTTGCGCCACAGCGGAGTGAGCAGCGGATTGACTCCGAATCGGATTTCCGGATGCCCGAACACAGCGGTATCGGACGCGATGATAATATCGCCGCACAATGCGAGATCAAATCCGCCTGCAAGCGCGAATCCGCTCACCGCCGCCACGATCGGTTTCGGAAATCCGTAAATCTTTTCATGATATTCGAGGATGCGATGAGAGAAAGATTCGAGCTCCGTCTCGATCACCTCGTTGATATCGAAGCCGGCGCAGAAAACGTCCTCGCCGCCAGTCAGAATTGCGGATCGAACGTTCTGGTCCGCCTCAAGCAAGTCCAGACATTGTTCTATTTCGTCTCTCAGCTTCATGCAGAGGGAGTTCATCTTTTCAACTCTGTTCAGGATGATCGTCGCGACTCCATCCTGCACTGTCACGTTCAGAAATTCGAAATTCGGAGTCATATATGGCCTCCTTGCAATCGCCTTGTTTTCCGGTAGGGAAACATTCTATCATACCCGCTGATTCTTACGGGGTCGGCCGGAATCGACCTTACGCCTCCTGCGAGTAGGGCTTACGCATCTAAATCGGCCCTTGGGGGCGGATTTTTGCTGACTGCTCCTTCTTATTGGCTCTGTTGGGTTTCCTTTGTGGTTTTGGAGATGA contains the following coding sequences:
- a CDS encoding enoyl-CoA hydratase/isomerase family protein, which codes for MTPNFEFLNVTVQDGVATIILNRVEKMNSLCMKLRDEIEQCLDLLEADQNVRSAILTGGEDVFCAGFDINEVIETELESFSHRILEYHEKIYGFPKPIVAAVSGFALAGGFDLALCGDIIIASDTAVFGHPEIRFGVNPLLTPLWRKVGPSKAAELVMTGEMLNAEKAVLIGLAVKAVPPDRLLAEASEFARKLAKIEPRALAAVKRASMVVPKLDLRSSLEYEFGLTAEIMRNSELKSRIETYARKAGLIS